A region from the Parasphingopyxis sp. CP4 genome encodes:
- the ftsY gene encoding signal recognition particle-docking protein FtsY, whose translation MSEQKGWGEKLRFGFKRTSDRLGGNLAGLVTKEKLDEETLDEIEEALIASDLGPSVAARVRDRLASGRFDRHLSELDIREIVAEELEAILRPVAVPLEIDAFPRPQVMLVIGVNGSGKTTTIAKLGHLFLEDDYNVMLVAGDTFRAAAIGQLKIWADRLDVPIIAGDEGGDAASLVFEGVKQGTEIGTDVLIVDTAGRLQNKSHLMDELSKIRRVLGRLNDQAPHNVILVLDATTGQNALSQIEVFKEVANVTGLVMTKLDGTARGGVLVAAAEKFGLPIHAIGVGETLEDLRPFDPRAVARAITAADEFDGA comes from the coding sequence GTGAGCGAACAAAAAGGCTGGGGCGAGAAGCTGCGTTTCGGCTTCAAGCGCACATCGGATCGGCTGGGCGGCAATCTTGCTGGATTGGTCACCAAGGAAAAACTGGACGAAGAGACGCTGGACGAGATTGAGGAGGCACTGATTGCCTCTGATCTTGGCCCGTCCGTCGCAGCGCGTGTTCGCGACCGGCTGGCATCAGGTCGGTTTGATAGACACCTGTCGGAACTGGATATCCGCGAAATCGTCGCAGAAGAGCTTGAAGCGATCCTTCGTCCGGTGGCCGTACCGCTGGAGATCGACGCCTTTCCGCGACCGCAAGTCATGCTGGTGATTGGGGTCAACGGATCAGGCAAGACCACGACCATCGCAAAGTTAGGGCATCTGTTCCTCGAGGATGACTATAATGTGATGCTCGTGGCAGGCGATACGTTTCGCGCAGCCGCTATTGGCCAGCTAAAGATATGGGCCGACCGGCTCGATGTTCCGATTATAGCTGGTGATGAAGGTGGTGACGCGGCCAGTCTGGTCTTCGAGGGGGTGAAGCAAGGCACCGAAATCGGCACGGATGTGTTGATTGTCGATACAGCCGGACGGCTTCAAAACAAGAGTCACCTGATGGATGAGCTATCCAAAATTCGTCGTGTTCTTGGGCGGTTAAATGACCAGGCGCCGCACAACGTAATTCTCGTCCTCGATGCGACGACTGGCCAGAATGCCCTATCGCAGATCGAAGTGTTCAAAGAAGTGGCCAATGTCACCGGGCTTGTTATGACAAAGCTGGACGGCACGGCGCGCGGCGGTGTTCTGGTCGCTGCGGCTGAAAAATTCGGATTGCCGATCCATGCCATTGGCGTTGGCGAGACCTTGGAAGATTTGCGGCCGTTTGATCCCAGAGCGGTGGCCCGCGCGATTACTGCCGCGGATGAGTTTGATGGAGCGTAG
- a CDS encoding septation protein A produces the protein MSDKEKAADKELSSGMRMALDFGPVLVFFVVNYLAPAPFSIFYATAAFMAAMMAAMIYSWTKVGKISPMLLFSGAMVLIFGGVTLLLRDETFIKIKPTIYYVFIALLLIGGLLTKRPTLQALLGSAYPGLTERGWNLLSRNWAIFFLGMAVLNEAVWRNFSTDFWIGFKLWGAIPLTLIFAIANVPMLLKNGLDVEDKDDVPIPDAHE, from the coding sequence ATGAGTGACAAAGAGAAAGCGGCGGATAAAGAGCTGTCTTCGGGTATGCGCATGGCGTTGGATTTCGGTCCGGTGCTTGTCTTCTTTGTCGTCAATTATCTCGCACCGGCACCTTTTAGCATATTCTACGCCACGGCTGCCTTCATGGCCGCGATGATGGCGGCAATGATTTATTCTTGGACCAAGGTCGGCAAGATTTCGCCCATGCTGCTCTTTTCCGGCGCAATGGTGCTGATCTTCGGAGGGGTAACTTTGCTCCTGCGCGATGAGACATTCATCAAGATCAAGCCGACCATCTACTACGTCTTTATCGCGCTGCTGCTAATCGGCGGACTGTTGACTAAGCGGCCGACGCTCCAGGCGTTACTGGGAAGTGCCTATCCGGGGCTGACGGAGCGGGGATGGAACCTGCTTTCGCGAAACTGGGCGATTTTCTTTCTCGGCATGGCAGTGCTTAACGAGGCCGTGTGGCGCAATTTCAGCACGGATTTCTGGATTGGTTTCAAGCTATGGGGCGCGATTCCGCTGACATTGATCTTTGCGATCGCGAACGTACCCATGCTGCTGAAAAATGGACTGGATGTCGAAGACAAAGACGATGTGCCGATCCCTGACGCCCACGAATAA